Proteins encoded by one window of Desulfovibrio ferrophilus:
- a CDS encoding DNA repair protein RecN, translated as MLEFLRIQNLALIEDLELEFAEGINVLTGETGAGKSFILRAVNFLLGDKLKVDMVRESAAKAQVEAIFVQDGEELMIRRELSGETGRSRLFINDSLSSQNVVRELRERLVWHTSQHGQQRLLSPAYQAKLIDRFLPDQSVISQKDQLLAAMRDLLLEKQELDDRVRSLSERREMLEFQSAEIEKVDPQPGEEDDLLAQKKNYKDFARSAKAVEEALDALHGQGEGMLDQASTLLRAIQTLAAQDERWADEADACEDFRQRIMDMDARLRSCERPDTGYDQEQVESRLYALAQLKRKLNRSLDEIVNLRKEIDENLSFLDSCALDAKQLERREVELASRLELALNVLNDARQSAAKILCANLARDLAGLGFDKAVQVQIAFTPHEVYPGLSEDRARLLWIPNPGQAPQPLDQIASGGELSRFLLALVGLMTRESLPTLIFDEVDAGIGGLTLNAVGNRIQTLAAQQQVILITHWPQLAAKAACHFNISKAVGNGMTSVSCKRLSEPEIFSELSRMGGGGQQGEALARELLQS; from the coding sequence ATGTTAGAATTCCTTAGAATACAAAACCTCGCGCTCATCGAAGACCTGGAACTGGAATTCGCCGAGGGCATCAACGTCCTCACCGGCGAAACCGGAGCGGGCAAGAGCTTTATCCTGCGCGCCGTGAACTTCCTGTTGGGCGACAAGCTCAAGGTCGATATGGTGCGCGAGTCCGCCGCCAAGGCGCAGGTGGAAGCAATTTTCGTACAGGACGGAGAGGAGTTGATGATTCGCCGCGAGCTTTCCGGTGAAACAGGCCGCAGCCGCCTATTTATCAATGACTCGCTGAGTTCCCAAAACGTGGTCCGAGAGTTGCGCGAGCGACTGGTCTGGCACACCAGCCAGCACGGACAACAACGCCTGCTTTCTCCGGCCTATCAAGCCAAACTCATCGACCGTTTTCTTCCAGACCAGAGCGTCATCTCCCAAAAGGACCAGCTCCTGGCTGCCATGCGTGACCTGTTGCTTGAAAAACAGGAACTGGATGACCGCGTACGGAGCCTGAGCGAGCGGCGTGAAATGCTCGAGTTTCAATCTGCCGAGATTGAAAAAGTCGATCCCCAGCCCGGTGAGGAAGACGATCTGCTGGCCCAGAAAAAAAACTACAAGGACTTCGCCCGGAGCGCCAAGGCCGTCGAGGAAGCACTGGACGCCCTGCACGGTCAGGGCGAGGGAATGCTGGACCAGGCCTCCACCCTGCTTCGCGCCATTCAGACCTTAGCGGCCCAGGACGAGCGATGGGCGGATGAAGCCGATGCCTGTGAAGATTTTCGCCAACGGATCATGGACATGGACGCCCGACTGCGCAGTTGTGAGCGTCCTGACACCGGCTATGACCAGGAACAGGTGGAATCACGCCTGTATGCACTGGCCCAACTCAAGCGCAAACTGAACCGCTCTCTGGATGAGATCGTGAACTTGCGCAAAGAGATTGATGAGAACCTCTCCTTTCTGGATTCCTGCGCCTTGGACGCCAAGCAACTGGAACGCCGCGAGGTCGAACTCGCATCCAGGCTCGAACTGGCCCTGAATGTCCTGAACGATGCCAGACAGAGCGCTGCGAAAATCCTGTGCGCTAATCTGGCGCGAGATCTGGCAGGTTTGGGTTTCGACAAGGCAGTTCAAGTCCAAATTGCCTTCACGCCTCACGAAGTCTATCCAGGGCTGTCCGAGGATCGAGCCCGTTTGCTCTGGATACCCAACCCCGGTCAGGCCCCCCAACCTTTGGACCAAATCGCCTCGGGCGGTGAGCTTTCACGCTTCCTGCTGGCCCTGGTGGGCCTCATGACCCGCGAATCCCTGCCTACCCTGATCTTCGACGAAGTCGACGCCGGTATCGGCGGTCTCACCCTGAACGCTGTCGGCAACAGGATTCAGACTCTTGCGGCTCAACAACAGGTCATCCTGATTACTCACTGGCCACAACTAGCTGCCAAGGCCGCCTGCCATTTCAATATCAGCAAAGCCGTAGGCAACGGCATGACGTCCGTCAGTTGCAAGCGCCTGAGCGAGCCCGAAATATTCTCGGAACTTTCCCGCATGGGCGGAGGTGGCCAACAAGGCGAAGCCCTGGCCCGAGAACTGCTCCAGTCCTGA
- a CDS encoding LysE family translocator, which produces MALDQMLLFCAASLVLIFTPGPDIIYVMTRGAAQGRGAALAAAAGFSLGNVVHTAAAIAGVSALIASSAWAFSAVKFAGAAYLAYLGLRLFMSKAGPLGGGTDSAKQTVAVFRQSILANMLNPKVAIFFLAFFPQFVREGGLHPSMQMAVLGTTFIALTMICFSLVGLTAGSLSDWLHARLAVGGRINKIAGGVLVGLGLSLAWSERT; this is translated from the coding sequence ATGGCACTTGATCAAATGCTTCTGTTCTGCGCGGCGTCCCTGGTGCTGATCTTCACTCCGGGACCGGATATCATCTACGTCATGACCCGGGGAGCGGCTCAGGGGCGAGGCGCAGCACTTGCTGCGGCTGCCGGATTCAGCCTGGGGAATGTGGTGCACACCGCTGCAGCCATCGCCGGCGTCTCTGCTCTCATTGCCTCATCAGCCTGGGCCTTCAGCGCCGTCAAATTCGCCGGAGCCGCCTATCTGGCTTATCTGGGCCTGCGTCTGTTCATGTCCAAGGCCGGGCCGCTGGGCGGGGGCACAGACTCCGCCAAGCAAACTGTTGCAGTCTTTCGCCAATCCATATTGGCCAATATGCTCAACCCCAAAGTGGCGATCTTCTTCCTGGCCTTTTTCCCGCAATTCGTCCGTGAGGGTGGGCTGCACCCTTCGATGCAGATGGCGGTGCTGGGGACCACCTTCATTGCACTGACCATGATCTGCTTTTCTCTTGTGGGGCTGACAGCAGGTTCACTCTCCGACTGGCTGCATGCCCGCCTGGCCGTGGGCGGACGCATCAACAAGATTGCCGGAGGGGTGCTGGTGGGGCTCGGCCTCTCTCTTGCCTGGTCCGAACGCACATAA
- the tsaA gene encoding tRNA (N6-threonylcarbamoyladenosine(37)-N6)-methyltransferase TrmO encodes MDTTLRIIGTVRSPLKRIQDCPKQYSENAPQAVISVDPAYATGVNNLKAGYDILLFSWLHKAQRDVLECHPRGDRNVPVRGIFSTRSPDRPNPIGLHHCRLLKVEGLELTVDRLEVLDGTPIVDIKPIAGETPGVENWGAGIPRAVGNEIREACTAAWNSGLFSGFNGNVSVRIADSMVITRSGAAKGRLKPGTLTVMDIETGHTTGPGKASSEAPVHLEIYRNVPETKAVAHTHPPHLLAHFMRLGTALVDLPLFEAGMYQKGLTEVPAMEPGTPDLGIAVGQAAKDYRSIFMANHGLVVHGDNLSDCLALSEELDSLAKIRLLLNSK; translated from the coding sequence ATGGACACGACCCTACGCATCATCGGCACTGTCCGTTCGCCCCTGAAACGCATTCAGGACTGCCCCAAACAATATTCCGAAAACGCACCCCAGGCTGTGATCAGCGTGGACCCAGCCTATGCAACAGGAGTGAACAACCTGAAAGCCGGATACGACATCCTGCTCTTCAGCTGGCTGCATAAGGCCCAGCGCGATGTGCTTGAATGCCATCCCCGAGGGGACAGAAACGTTCCCGTGCGCGGTATATTCAGCACCCGCTCCCCCGATCGTCCCAACCCCATCGGCTTACACCACTGCCGCCTGCTGAAGGTCGAAGGCCTGGAACTGACCGTAGATCGGCTGGAGGTGCTGGACGGTACCCCCATCGTGGACATCAAACCCATTGCAGGAGAAACCCCCGGAGTCGAAAACTGGGGCGCAGGCATCCCAAGGGCCGTGGGCAACGAAATCCGCGAGGCCTGCACAGCGGCCTGGAACAGTGGTTTGTTCTCCGGCTTCAACGGTAATGTGTCCGTGCGCATCGCTGACTCCATGGTCATCACGCGCTCCGGCGCAGCCAAAGGCCGACTCAAACCCGGCACCCTCACGGTCATGGATATTGAGACCGGGCACACCACCGGGCCGGGCAAGGCCTCGTCCGAGGCCCCCGTTCATCTGGAAATCTACCGCAACGTCCCGGAGACCAAGGCCGTGGCGCACACCCATCCACCCCACCTGCTGGCCCATTTCATGCGCCTGGGAACGGCTCTGGTGGACCTGCCACTATTCGAAGCCGGGATGTACCAAAAAGGGCTGACCGAAGTTCCCGCCATGGAACCCGGCACCCCGGACCTGGGCATTGCCGTAGGACAGGCGGCCAAGGACTACCGCTCCATCTTCATGGCCAACCACGGCCTGGTGGTGCATGGCGACAACCTGAGTGACTGCCTGGCCCTTTCCGAAGAACTGGACTCCCTGGCCAAGATCCGGCTGCTGCTGAACAGCAAATAA
- the thiL gene encoding thiamine-phosphate kinase produces MPQAAPASEQEFLTLIDRHFPNAHQHMPVARGDDCVQLVCPPDMVLSGDLFLQDIHFRTSYFSPADIGWKALAVNISDIAAMGCKPLGFSLGLMVPPAAQGLSGDFWNELFQGMAALAALHDLPLTGGDLSQAPMLGLNITIWGEPGPQGRVLQRRRCWPDDVLLTVGRFGLVRTGLMALEQKGPQAIEQYPQAVAAHLRPHPRVTEGLELAARRAVRGCMDLSDGLAQDLPRFLGPALGAQLDIPKDTLHPETLAWTKKQGLNPVQFAYLGGEDYALLACVAPAEADVILGAIPDATRIGTVTGTPGITLNGNPVPSAGFDHFANT; encoded by the coding sequence ATGCCCCAAGCAGCGCCTGCCTCGGAACAGGAATTCCTGACTCTCATTGATCGCCACTTCCCCAACGCCCACCAGCACATGCCTGTTGCGCGCGGGGACGATTGCGTTCAACTGGTCTGTCCACCTGACATGGTCCTCTCGGGGGACCTTTTTCTGCAGGACATTCACTTCCGCACCTCGTACTTCTCCCCGGCCGACATCGGCTGGAAGGCCCTGGCCGTCAATATCAGTGACATCGCTGCCATGGGCTGCAAGCCCCTGGGTTTCAGTCTCGGGTTGATGGTGCCTCCTGCCGCACAAGGCCTCTCTGGCGATTTCTGGAACGAGTTGTTTCAGGGGATGGCGGCTCTGGCGGCTCTGCACGATCTTCCGCTGACCGGTGGCGACCTTTCCCAAGCGCCCATGCTGGGCTTGAACATCACCATCTGGGGCGAACCCGGCCCGCAAGGCCGCGTTCTGCAACGACGCCGTTGCTGGCCCGATGATGTGCTGCTGACAGTGGGCAGGTTCGGCCTGGTCCGGACCGGACTCATGGCTCTGGAACAGAAGGGCCCCCAGGCAATAGAACAATATCCGCAAGCCGTTGCTGCGCATTTGAGACCCCACCCCAGAGTCACAGAAGGACTGGAGTTGGCCGCGCGCCGGGCGGTACGCGGGTGTATGGACCTCTCCGATGGACTTGCCCAGGACCTGCCCCGGTTCCTCGGCCCAGCTCTAGGGGCGCAGCTTGATATCCCCAAGGACACGCTGCACCCGGAGACGCTGGCCTGGACCAAAAAGCAGGGACTGAACCCCGTGCAATTCGCCTACCTTGGTGGTGAAGACTATGCCCTGCTGGCCTGCGTCGCCCCAGCGGAAGCCGATGTCATCCTCGGAGCCATTCCAGATGCGACCCGTATCGGAACTGTTACCGGCACCCCCGGCATTACCCTGAACGGCAATCCTGTCCCGAGCGCCGGATTCGACCACTTTGCCAACACATAG
- a CDS encoding tetratricopeptide repeat protein: MSNVAKQRLYEKTIVDFVASEDGAFFAVSHDQNFLKLFRQTLNKELIIGTDRIRTLSEENKLLSELKSPFYKDKKPLLVIERVLHNRSMLSFIKNMKTLHEDMHIIVLTSEVERQVLILLHEIGVSNFITKPISVNTLIEKLAFTIKPQGKIGQYIERAKKHLSKGMWDEAIALSDKILDLKPGSAAALMVKGDALKAQGQAETAEASYLEAHKGASLYLEPLKKLAELYKDEGDADKQLTYLKKLDRLSPLNVERKISIGEIHLEFGDQEKAGEYFDQAVVNARKEAQVMIEEVKRSIAEKCLDRAPATAEKFFRSIIDDKRGTLKKSDIETFNRLGMALRRQGRWEDAVGEYEQALKISPDDENLHFNRAVALTEGGKHRQAEQALTRVLDLNPDFGNQSPVLTFNIGIMYSNARKPEEAKRFMERTLKLDPKHKSARSMLKDL; this comes from the coding sequence TTGAGCAATGTAGCCAAACAACGCCTGTACGAAAAAACCATTGTCGATTTTGTGGCAAGCGAGGATGGTGCTTTCTTTGCTGTCAGCCATGACCAGAATTTTCTGAAGTTGTTCCGGCAGACTCTGAATAAGGAATTGATTATCGGGACAGACCGGATTCGGACTCTTTCCGAGGAAAACAAGCTGCTTTCAGAGCTGAAAAGCCCCTTCTACAAGGATAAAAAGCCCCTGCTGGTCATCGAACGAGTGCTTCATAACCGTAGCATGTTGTCTTTCATAAAGAATATGAAGACGTTGCATGAGGATATGCATATCATCGTTCTGACTTCCGAGGTGGAACGTCAGGTTTTGATCCTGCTGCATGAGATCGGAGTCAGTAATTTTATTACCAAGCCCATCTCGGTCAATACCCTGATCGAGAAGTTGGCCTTCACCATCAAGCCCCAGGGCAAGATCGGCCAGTACATTGAACGGGCCAAGAAGCATCTGTCCAAGGGCATGTGGGATGAAGCCATTGCTCTTTCCGACAAGATTCTGGATTTGAAGCCCGGCAGCGCCGCTGCGCTGATGGTCAAAGGCGATGCCCTGAAGGCACAGGGCCAGGCAGAGACCGCAGAGGCTTCGTATCTGGAAGCCCACAAGGGAGCTTCTCTGTATCTGGAACCCCTGAAGAAACTGGCCGAACTCTACAAGGATGAAGGCGACGCCGATAAACAACTCACGTATTTGAAAAAGCTGGATCGTCTGTCTCCGCTGAATGTGGAACGCAAGATTAGCATTGGCGAGATTCATCTGGAGTTTGGCGATCAGGAAAAAGCGGGTGAGTATTTCGATCAGGCTGTGGTCAATGCCCGTAAGGAAGCTCAGGTCATGATCGAAGAGGTCAAGCGCTCCATTGCCGAAAAATGCCTGGATCGAGCTCCGGCCACGGCTGAAAAATTCTTCCGTTCCATCATTGATGACAAGCGTGGTACTTTGAAGAAGTCTGATATCGAGACCTTCAACCGCCTTGGCATGGCCCTGCGCAGGCAGGGACGTTGGGAAGACGCGGTGGGCGAGTATGAGCAGGCCCTGAAGATTAGCCCCGACGATGAGAATCTGCATTTCAACAGGGCGGTGGCCCTGACCGAAGGCGGCAAGCATCGCCAGGCCGAGCAGGCACTGACCAGGGTGCTGGACCTGAACCCCGACTTTGGAAATCAGAGTCCTGTGCTGACCTTCAATATCGGAATCATGTATTCCAACGCCCGCAAGCCCGAGGAAGCCAAACGCTTCATGGAGCGGACCCTGAAACTGGACCCCAAGCACAAGAGTGCCAGGTCCATGCTCAAGGATTTGTAA
- the glgB gene encoding 1,4-alpha-glucan branching protein GlgB: MQQAEQIVHGVSLLTDHDIYLFKEGRHYRLYNKLGAHLLVHEGVAGTLFALWAPNAQAVSVCGDFNGWAKNAHPLYARHDGSGIWEGFVPGVLQGAQYKYHIDSRRNSYSVDKADPFAFLNEGAPRTASVVWDLAYEWGDSQWMEQRSGRNAREAPWSVYEMHLGSWRRDHDDDFRSLHYSQLAEQLPAYVRDLGFTHVELMPVMEHPFFGSWGYQTTGYFAPTSRLGPPQDFMRLVENLHREGVGVILDWVPSHFPTDEHGLSYFDGTHLFEHEDPRKGYHPDWNSSIFNHARYEVRSFLISSALFWLDRYHADGLRVDAVASMLYLDYSREEGEWEPNEYGGRENIGAIEFLRGLNEGVYAEFPDVQTVAEESTAWPMVSRPVYLGGLGFGMKWNMGWMNDTLSYFSKDPIFRKFHQNKLTFSIWYAFTENFMLPLSHDEVVHGKGSLYGRMPGDPWRKCAGLKALYGYMFAHPGKNLLFMGAEMGQVPEWNHDAEVEWHLLDVPLHKGVFDFIAALNRTYREHPALYADDFSPEGFEWVDFRDVDAGILAFLRKAHGEPPVLAVCNFTPVPRENYLVGVPAAGYWREILNSDALEYGGSGWGNFGGQSSCPVSAHGHDHSLALQIPPLSVSYFLYGGDG, translated from the coding sequence ATGCAACAAGCTGAACAGATCGTCCATGGTGTCAGCCTGCTCACGGATCATGATATCTACCTTTTCAAGGAAGGGCGGCACTATAGGCTGTACAACAAGCTCGGGGCGCACCTTCTGGTCCACGAGGGCGTCGCGGGAACATTATTTGCCCTTTGGGCGCCCAACGCCCAAGCCGTCAGTGTGTGCGGGGATTTCAATGGCTGGGCAAAAAACGCTCATCCGCTTTATGCGCGTCACGACGGCTCCGGCATCTGGGAAGGATTTGTCCCTGGAGTACTTCAGGGCGCCCAGTACAAATACCACATCGACTCCCGTCGCAATAGCTACAGCGTGGATAAGGCCGATCCCTTTGCCTTCCTGAATGAAGGCGCTCCACGCACGGCTTCCGTGGTCTGGGATCTGGCCTACGAATGGGGCGATTCCCAGTGGATGGAGCAGCGGAGCGGGCGCAATGCCCGGGAGGCTCCATGGTCTGTCTATGAGATGCACCTGGGGTCCTGGCGCCGTGACCATGACGATGATTTTCGCTCTTTGCACTATAGTCAGCTGGCCGAGCAGCTCCCCGCCTATGTGCGTGATCTGGGGTTCACGCATGTGGAGCTGATGCCTGTGATGGAGCATCCCTTTTTCGGGTCCTGGGGATATCAGACGACAGGCTACTTCGCGCCAACCAGCCGCCTGGGACCGCCGCAGGACTTCATGCGCCTGGTGGAGAACCTGCATCGCGAGGGCGTGGGGGTTATTCTGGATTGGGTTCCGTCGCATTTTCCCACGGATGAACACGGCCTGTCCTATTTCGATGGCACGCATCTGTTCGAGCATGAGGACCCGCGCAAGGGCTATCATCCGGACTGGAATTCGTCGATTTTCAACCACGCCCGTTATGAGGTCCGTTCGTTCCTGATTTCCAGCGCTCTGTTCTGGCTGGATCGGTATCATGCTGACGGACTGCGCGTGGATGCCGTGGCCTCCATGCTCTACCTGGATTATTCACGCGAAGAGGGCGAGTGGGAGCCCAACGAATATGGTGGGCGTGAGAACATCGGAGCCATCGAGTTTCTGCGTGGGCTCAACGAGGGCGTCTACGCCGAATTTCCCGATGTGCAGACCGTGGCTGAGGAGTCAACGGCCTGGCCCATGGTTAGCCGGCCTGTTTATCTGGGCGGGCTGGGTTTTGGCATGAAATGGAATATGGGCTGGATGAATGACACCCTGAGTTATTTTTCCAAGGACCCGATATTCCGTAAGTTTCACCAGAACAAATTGACGTTTAGTATCTGGTACGCCTTTACCGAGAATTTCATGCTGCCCCTGTCCCACGACGAAGTTGTGCACGGCAAGGGCTCGCTCTATGGGCGCATGCCGGGGGACCCATGGCGTAAATGTGCGGGACTCAAGGCCCTGTATGGTTACATGTTCGCCCATCCAGGCAAGAACCTGCTGTTCATGGGGGCGGAGATGGGGCAGGTGCCTGAATGGAATCATGATGCTGAGGTCGAGTGGCACCTGCTGGACGTGCCTTTGCACAAGGGCGTCTTTGACTTCATTGCAGCCTTGAATCGTACCTATCGTGAACATCCGGCTCTGTACGCCGATGATTTTTCACCCGAAGGTTTCGAATGGGTGGACTTCCGCGATGTCGACGCCGGAATCCTGGCTTTTTTGCGCAAGGCGCACGGGGAGCCCCCGGTGCTGGCCGTGTGCAACTTCACCCCGGTCCCACGGGAGAATTACCTCGTGGGTGTTCCGGCTGCTGGGTACTGGCGTGAGATTCTGAACTCTGATGCCCTGGAGTACGGCGGCAGCGGTTGGGGGAACTTCGGGGGGCAGTCTTCATGTCCTGTCTCTGCTCATGGTCACGATCATTCTCTGGCCTTGCAGATTCCTCCCCTGTCCGTGTCCTATTTCCTGTATGGGGGAGATGGCTGA